One genomic window of Acidovorax radicis includes the following:
- a CDS encoding NUDIX domain-containing protein: protein MHYEARHCTHCGTVLQPITLAEDGGDKERLRCPACGWTHWNNPTPVLAAIVEINGQVLLARNAAWPGKMFALITGFMEAGESPQEGIAREVKEETNLDVQSTTLVGAYEFLRMNQVIIAYHVVASGQVRLSPELVDYRLYDLPDLKCWPAGTGYALADWLRTRGHEPVFFTAEENAERRRGLDEQAPAATPPKD, encoded by the coding sequence ATGCATTACGAAGCCCGACATTGCACCCACTGTGGAACCGTGCTGCAACCCATCACGTTGGCAGAGGACGGGGGCGATAAAGAGCGGCTGCGCTGCCCCGCCTGCGGCTGGACCCACTGGAACAACCCCACGCCGGTATTGGCTGCGATTGTGGAGATCAATGGCCAGGTGCTGCTGGCACGCAATGCGGCCTGGCCGGGCAAGATGTTCGCGCTGATCACCGGCTTCATGGAGGCCGGGGAATCGCCCCAGGAAGGCATTGCACGCGAGGTGAAGGAAGAGACCAACCTCGATGTGCAATCGACCACCCTGGTGGGCGCGTATGAGTTTCTGCGCATGAACCAGGTCATCATTGCCTACCATGTGGTGGCCTCGGGGCAGGTGCGTTTGTCGCCCGAGCTGGTGGACTACCGGCTCTACGATCTGCCCGACCTCAAATGCTGGCCCGCAGGTACGGGTTATGCGCTGGCCGACTGGCTGCGCACGCGGGGCCACGAACCCGTGTTTTTCACCGCTGAAGAAAATGCAGAACGGCGGCGCGGGCTGGACGAACAAGCTCCGGCCGCGACGCCGCCAAAGGATTGA
- the cysM gene encoding cysteine synthase CysM, which yields MKYPTIEDAVGNTPLVVLQRIGAEGNGARGNVVLGKLEGNNPAGSVKDRPALSMIRRAEERGDIRPGDTLIEATSGNTGIALAMAAAIKGYRMVLVMPEDLSIERAQTMKAFGAELVLTPKSGGMEHARDLAEAMQKRGEGKVLDQFANQDNPRIHYETTGPEIWEQTGGQITHFVSAMGTTGTITGVSRFLKEKNPAIRIIGAEPEAGSRIPGIRKWPQEYLPKIYDASMVDEMVSVSQDNAEEMCRRLAREEGIFAGISAAGACWVAQQIAARDSNATIVFIVCDRGDRYLSTGVFPA from the coding sequence ATGAAATATCCGACGATTGAAGATGCAGTGGGCAACACGCCACTGGTGGTGTTGCAGCGCATTGGGGCTGAGGGCAACGGGGCGCGTGGCAATGTGGTACTTGGCAAGCTGGAGGGCAACAACCCTGCGGGGTCTGTGAAAGACCGGCCCGCGCTGTCAATGATTCGCCGTGCTGAAGAGCGTGGCGATATCCGCCCTGGCGACACGCTGATCGAGGCCACGTCGGGCAACACGGGGATTGCGCTGGCCATGGCGGCGGCCATCAAGGGCTACCGCATGGTGCTGGTGATGCCGGAGGATTTGTCCATCGAGCGGGCGCAGACCATGAAGGCCTTTGGGGCCGAGCTGGTGCTCACGCCCAAAAGTGGTGGCATGGAGCATGCGCGCGATCTGGCCGAGGCCATGCAAAAGCGCGGCGAAGGCAAGGTGCTCGATCAGTTCGCCAACCAGGACAACCCCCGCATCCACTACGAAACCACGGGGCCTGAGATCTGGGAGCAGACCGGCGGGCAGATCACCCATTTCGTGAGCGCCATGGGGACCACCGGCACCATCACGGGCGTGTCCCGGTTCTTGAAAGAAAAGAACCCGGCTATCCGGATCATTGGCGCAGAGCCGGAGGCGGGCTCGCGTATCCCGGGTATTCGCAAATGGCCGCAAGAGTATTTGCCCAAGATCTACGATGCGAGCATGGTCGACGAGATGGTGTCGGTGAGCCAGGATAACGCTGAAGAGATGTGCCGCCGCCTGGCGCGTGAAGAGGGCATTTTTGCCGGCATCTCGGCCGCTGGGGCTTGCTGGGTGGCACAGCAGATTGCCGCGCGCGACAGCAACGCCACCATCGTGTTCATCGTGTGTGACCGGGGCGACCGGTATCTCTCTACGGGCGTGTTCCCCGCGTGA
- a CDS encoding DUF927 domain-containing protein has translation MTTHITPDLIRAALAHIPASLAREDWARVGMAIKSEFPDATGQDLFEAWSATAEGHDPRATRSTWRSIKAGGGVGIGTLLHLAKEHGFVLPKASEAPAAPSPEVLAQRERERVERHQAEQARQQAAHAAAALDAAAQWDAASDTGASPYLARKGVQAHGVRFAPDGCLLVPLRDAAGDLWNLQRIAPERPADGTDKLFLKGGRKSGLWHWCGDPAGASVLLIAEGYATAASLHQATGRPVAVAFDAGNLAHVAKALRQQHRAALLVLCGDDDAATEARTGTNTGRVKAEAAARAVRGLAVFPEGLPDGGSDFNDMQQAQELQAVGACVDAAIAGHQAEQAERAQQAAQNTKAGKATTRTPREPHGAGGGHGGHAGGHEPQDDARPFDPFSVSDAGVFHAGVDKDGQPKAPQWVCSRLDVQALTRDQDGAGWGYLLAFADPLGKPKQWAMPARMLSGDGGEYRAALLNMGLRIAPSPAARNLLTQYIQTRQPGEFASCTDRIGWHGRAFVLPHETIGDDAERIVFQSESQMENTFRVKHDAAAWRDRIGALCVGNSRLVFAVASAFAGPLLRPAGMESGGFHIRGDSSSGKTTALRLAASVYGGASYMQRWRTTDNALEAIAAQHCDSLLILDELAQVEGKVAGECAYMLANEQSKARATRNGAPRARLSWRLLFLSAGELGLADHMAEGMKRTRTGQEVRMADIPADAGAGLGAFENLHDFAGGAAFSSYLTREAQACHGAPGRAFIEWACSNAEGLGKRLRTAVQALTREWVPDGASGQVERVGARFALVGVAGELATEAGLTGWPAGESARGARACFDAWLAARGGAGNGEVTAMLRAVRRFLEAHGEGRFTWWHRASDDHNAKTLQRAGFRRMVDQDGKPIKSDAEHQREYGERMAPVDGEAVSVEYFLLPEVFRAEVCQGFDYQAVASVLLAHGALMPGAGRSFDTRQRLPGLGLSRCYHIPPALFALDV, from the coding sequence ATGACAACCCATATCACCCCCGACCTGATCCGCGCAGCCCTGGCGCACATCCCCGCCAGCCTGGCACGTGAGGATTGGGCGCGGGTGGGTATGGCCATCAAAAGCGAGTTTCCAGACGCCACCGGTCAAGACCTGTTTGAAGCGTGGAGCGCCACCGCAGAAGGACACGACCCACGCGCCACACGCAGCACCTGGCGCAGCATCAAGGCGGGCGGCGGGGTGGGCATTGGCACGCTGTTGCACCTGGCCAAAGAACACGGCTTTGTGCTGCCCAAAGCCAGCGAAGCCCCGGCCGCACCGAGCCCCGAGGTGCTGGCGCAGCGTGAGCGCGAGAGGGTAGAGCGCCACCAGGCAGAACAGGCCCGCCAGCAGGCCGCACACGCGGCCGCAGCGCTTGACGCGGCGGCGCAGTGGGATGCAGCCAGTGACACCGGCGCCAGCCCCTACCTGGCCCGCAAAGGAGTGCAGGCCCATGGCGTGCGCTTTGCGCCCGATGGCTGTTTGCTGGTGCCGCTGCGCGATGCGGCCGGGGATCTGTGGAACCTGCAACGCATAGCCCCCGAGCGCCCGGCCGATGGCACCGACAAACTGTTTTTGAAGGGCGGGCGCAAGTCGGGGCTTTGGCACTGGTGCGGTGATCCGGCCGGGGCTTCGGTGTTGCTGATTGCAGAGGGCTACGCCACGGCCGCCAGCCTGCACCAGGCCACCGGCCGCCCCGTTGCTGTGGCCTTTGATGCGGGCAACCTGGCGCACGTTGCCAAGGCCCTGCGCCAGCAACACCGGGCCGCTCTGCTGGTCCTGTGTGGCGACGACGATGCAGCCACCGAGGCCCGCACCGGCACCAACACCGGCCGCGTGAAAGCCGAAGCCGCAGCCCGTGCAGTGCGCGGCCTGGCGGTGTTCCCCGAGGGCCTGCCCGATGGCGGCAGCGACTTCAACGATATGCAACAAGCGCAGGAGCTGCAGGCCGTGGGCGCCTGCGTAGACGCCGCCATTGCGGGCCACCAGGCAGAGCAGGCCGAACGCGCCCAGCAAGCTGCGCAAAACACCAAGGCAGGCAAAGCCACCACACGCACACCACGCGAGCCCCACGGGGCCGGTGGTGGGCACGGTGGCCACGCTGGCGGCCATGAGCCCCAAGACGACGCCCGGCCCTTCGATCCCTTCAGCGTCAGTGATGCGGGCGTGTTCCATGCCGGAGTCGACAAAGACGGGCAACCCAAGGCCCCGCAGTGGGTGTGCAGTCGCTTGGATGTGCAGGCCCTGACACGCGACCAGGACGGCGCAGGCTGGGGCTACCTGCTGGCCTTTGCCGACCCGCTGGGCAAGCCCAAGCAATGGGCCATGCCCGCCCGCATGCTGTCGGGTGATGGGGGTGAATACCGCGCCGCGCTGCTGAACATGGGGCTGCGCATCGCCCCATCGCCTGCGGCCCGCAACCTGCTGACTCAGTACATCCAGACCCGCCAGCCGGGCGAGTTTGCAAGCTGCACCGACCGCATCGGCTGGCACGGCCGCGCCTTCGTGCTGCCCCATGAAACCATCGGCGACGATGCCGAGCGCATCGTGTTCCAGAGTGAAAGCCAGATGGAGAACACCTTCCGCGTGAAGCACGACGCAGCCGCCTGGCGTGATCGCATTGGCGCTCTGTGCGTGGGCAATTCCCGGCTGGTGTTTGCGGTAGCCAGCGCCTTTGCCGGGCCGCTGTTGCGCCCTGCAGGCATGGAGAGCGGGGGCTTTCATATCCGGGGCGACAGCAGCAGCGGCAAGACCACGGCCCTGCGCCTGGCTGCCAGCGTGTACGGTGGCGCCAGCTACATGCAGCGCTGGCGCACCACAGACAACGCGCTCGAAGCCATCGCCGCGCAGCACTGTGATTCGTTGTTGATCCTCGATGAGCTGGCGCAGGTGGAAGGCAAGGTCGCCGGGGAATGCGCCTACATGCTGGCCAATGAACAGAGCAAGGCCCGCGCCACCCGCAACGGTGCGCCACGTGCCCGGCTGTCTTGGCGCCTGCTGTTCCTCAGCGCTGGTGAGCTGGGGCTTGCTGACCACATGGCCGAAGGCATGAAGCGCACGCGCACAGGGCAAGAGGTGCGCATGGCGGACATTCCGGCCGATGCAGGCGCAGGGCTGGGGGCTTTCGAGAACCTGCACGACTTCGCGGGCGGGGCTGCGTTCTCCAGCTATCTGACCCGTGAGGCGCAAGCGTGCCACGGCGCACCAGGCCGCGCATTTATCGAATGGGCATGCTCGAATGCCGAGGGATTGGGCAAGCGCCTGCGCACGGCTGTGCAGGCTCTTACGCGTGAGTGGGTGCCTGATGGTGCATCGGGTCAGGTGGAGCGCGTGGGCGCCCGCTTTGCGCTGGTGGGTGTAGCTGGTGAGCTGGCCACAGAAGCGGGGCTTACGGGCTGGCCAGCGGGCGAGAGCGCACGCGGTGCACGCGCGTGCTTTGACGCCTGGCTGGCTGCGCGTGGTGGGGCTGGCAACGGTGAGGTAACAGCCATGCTGCGAGCCGTGCGCCGGTTCCTGGAGGCGCACGGTGAAGGCCGCTTCACGTGGTGGCACCGTGCATCTGATGACCACAATGCTAAGACGCTGCAGCGTGCGGGCTTTCGTCGCATGGTTGACCAGGACGGCAAGCCCATCAAGAGCGATGCAGAGCACCAGCGGGAGTATGGGGAGCGCATGGCCCCGGTCGACGGTGAGGCGGTCAGCGTTGAATACTTCTTGCTGCCCGAGGTGTTCCGCGCCGAGGTGTGCCAGGGCTTTGACTATCAGGCCGTGGCCAGCGTCCTTCTGGCGCATGGGGCTCTAATGCCAGGCGCAGGCCGGTCGTTCGACACTAGGCAGCGCCTGCCCGGCCTGGGGCTCTCACGCTGCTATCACATACCCCCGGCGCTGTTCGCCTTGGACGTGTAG
- a CDS encoding helix-turn-helix transcriptional regulator, with translation MRVCSPANTLLCPASFAGLQSIQARRAVLAMRGLRWKETTAMQVVHQSRPVVPRDRLIRLPDVESTTGCKKSTVYQMIANGSFPKPVRLSARHVAWSEAAVLQWVQDRIAAASATGAEVQQ, from the coding sequence ATGCGGGTTTGCAGCCCGGCAAACACTCTACTTTGCCCGGCAAGTTTTGCCGGTTTGCAATCCATCCAAGCCCGCCGTGCCGTCCTGGCCATGCGGGGACTTCGATGGAAAGAAACCACCGCAATGCAAGTAGTTCACCAATCTCGCCCAGTCGTTCCCCGTGATCGTCTGATCCGCCTGCCCGATGTTGAAAGCACAACTGGCTGCAAAAAGTCAACCGTCTATCAAATGATCGCAAACGGCAGTTTCCCAAAACCTGTGCGCCTGTCTGCCCGGCATGTAGCGTGGTCCGAGGCGGCCGTGTTGCAGTGGGTGCAAGACCGCATTGCAGCCGCAAGCGCCACGGGTGCAGAGGTGCAGCAATGA
- a CDS encoding JAB domain-containing protein translates to MAATPTAKPRTARLRARETVPAYGVADGVQSWRYGLQARERSTVERALAILGSRLREPGHMLASPDAARDYIALHIGADPCERFAVLYLDSQNGVIAFECHFTGTLTQTSVYPREVVQTAMHHNAAAVVLAHNHPSGSLTPSAADKALTQAFKQTLALVDVRVLDHIIVGGRGSFSFAENRLM, encoded by the coding sequence ATGGCTGCAACCCCTACAGCAAAGCCCCGCACCGCACGTTTGCGTGCGCGTGAGACTGTTCCCGCCTACGGTGTTGCAGATGGCGTTCAAAGCTGGCGCTATGGCCTGCAGGCCCGAGAGCGTTCCACCGTGGAGCGTGCCCTCGCAATTCTGGGTAGCCGGTTGCGTGAGCCTGGCCACATGCTTGCATCTCCTGATGCTGCAAGGGATTACATAGCGCTGCACATTGGTGCTGACCCATGCGAGCGCTTCGCTGTGTTGTACCTCGACAGCCAGAACGGGGTGATTGCTTTTGAATGCCACTTCACGGGCACGCTTACGCAAACCAGCGTTTACCCCCGTGAGGTTGTTCAAACAGCGATGCACCACAACGCTGCGGCCGTAGTTCTGGCACATAACCACCCCAGCGGATCACTAACCCCCAGCGCAGCAGACAAGGCCTTAACGCAGGCATTCAAACAAACACTAGCGCTTGTTGATGTGCGGGTGCTGGATCACATCATTGTTGGCGGCCGGGGCTCTTTCAGCTTTGCAGAGAACCGGCTGATGTAG
- a CDS encoding helix-turn-helix domain-containing protein translates to MLQRVPFGCRGWRWQSLRLRCGSPGREHAMAEILTIEQVAELLQCDPDTAAVQFNAGQLPGVKFGRRWVIPAQAFHERLHVLALEQAAERRAALERERERAAAAVKGAALLVQGTQPAARGRKRRPLPQLPTLPTAMHNQGSP, encoded by the coding sequence ATGCTGCAGCGCGTGCCGTTTGGGTGTCGTGGCTGGCGCTGGCAGTCTCTGCGCTTGCGCTGTGGAAGTCCTGGACGTGAGCACGCCATGGCCGAGATATTGACCATTGAACAGGTTGCAGAGTTGCTCCAATGTGACCCGGATACCGCAGCCGTGCAATTCAACGCGGGGCAGCTTCCCGGCGTGAAGTTCGGTAGGCGCTGGGTGATCCCTGCACAAGCGTTTCACGAGCGCTTGCATGTCCTGGCGCTTGAGCAAGCCGCAGAGCGGCGCGCAGCTTTAGAGCGTGAGCGTGAGCGTGCTGCGGCAGCAGTCAAAGGCGCTGCCTTACTGGTGCAGGGTACCCAGCCCGCAGCGCGTGGGCGAAAGAGGCGCCCCCTGCCGCAGTTGCCAACGTTGCCAACTGCCATGCATAATCAGGGTAGCCCCTAA
- a CDS encoding tyrosine-type recombinase/integrase → MKLTDAKLRNLTEPGKYFDGGGLFLDLTKAGGRYWRLKYRHGGKEKLLALGVYPAVGLKDARDQAADARTMLASGGDPSERRKATKAQAVHESINTFEAVARAWHQHQAARWEPETAGRVLGSLAADIFPTLGARPMASIKPGEVRNAIVKIETRGASDQAGRVLQRVKAVYRWAVIHERIATNPMLDLVLSEILKPREVQHRAAMADKELPEFLRKLDAYEGDPHTVHALRMVILTATRPGEVRGARWAEFDLDAALWVIPAERMKMRAEHRVPLSHQAVEVLRSMQALSGGRELTFPSPVYPSKSLSENTFNSALARMGYKNTATAHGFRALFSTVANECGWNPDVIERQLAHKEQNEIRAAYHRSTYMKDRERLMQWWADYLDGRKAGNVVKMPQRAA, encoded by the coding sequence ATGAAGCTGACAGACGCCAAACTGCGCAACCTGACCGAGCCCGGCAAATACTTTGACGGTGGCGGGTTGTTCCTGGACCTGACCAAAGCGGGCGGGCGTTACTGGCGTTTGAAATATCGACATGGGGGGAAAGAGAAGCTGCTTGCGCTGGGAGTGTATCCAGCCGTGGGGCTCAAGGATGCACGCGACCAGGCTGCAGACGCCCGCACGATGCTCGCCAGCGGCGGCGACCCTAGCGAGCGGCGCAAGGCAACCAAGGCACAGGCCGTCCACGAATCGATCAACACCTTTGAGGCCGTGGCGCGTGCCTGGCACCAGCACCAGGCGGCCCGGTGGGAGCCCGAAACGGCGGGGCGCGTGTTGGGGTCTTTGGCCGCCGACATTTTCCCCACGCTGGGCGCCCGGCCCATGGCCAGCATCAAGCCGGGCGAGGTGCGGAACGCCATCGTGAAGATCGAAACGCGCGGCGCATCCGACCAGGCAGGCCGGGTGCTGCAGCGGGTTAAGGCGGTGTACCGCTGGGCGGTGATCCATGAGCGCATCGCCACAAACCCCATGTTGGATCTGGTGCTGTCTGAAATCCTCAAGCCCCGCGAGGTGCAACACCGGGCCGCCATGGCTGACAAGGAGCTGCCCGAGTTCCTGCGCAAGCTGGACGCCTACGAAGGTGACCCCCACACCGTGCACGCCCTGCGCATGGTGATCCTCACGGCCACGCGGCCGGGCGAGGTGCGCGGGGCACGGTGGGCAGAGTTCGACCTTGATGCGGCGCTGTGGGTGATCCCTGCCGAGCGCATGAAGATGCGGGCAGAGCACCGCGTGCCCCTGTCACACCAGGCCGTGGAGGTGCTGCGCAGCATGCAGGCCCTGAGCGGTGGGCGTGAGCTGACCTTCCCCAGCCCCGTTTACCCAAGCAAGTCCCTGAGCGAAAACACCTTTAATTCGGCCCTGGCCCGCATGGGCTACAAGAACACGGCCACGGCCCACGGGTTTCGGGCGTTGTTCTCCACGGTGGCCAATGAGTGCGGCTGGAACCCCGATGTGATCGAGCGCCAGCTCGCCCACAAGGAGCAAAACGAAATCCGCGCCGCCTATCACCGCAGCACCTACATGAAGGACCGCGAGCGCCTGATGCAGTGGTGGGCCGACTACCTAGACGGCCGCAAGGCGGGCAACGTGGTGAAGATGCCCCAGCGTGCCGCCTGA